Proteins from a genomic interval of Pseudoalteromonas aliena SW19:
- the gmhB gene encoding D-glycero-beta-D-manno-heptose 1,7-bisphosphate 7-phosphatase — protein MNKQQKNKALFLDRDGVVNVDHGYVYQSDKFEFIDGVFSTCKTFYDAGYKIIIVTNQSGIGRGYYSEADFLALTQWMKDQFSAHSIEVTDVYFCPHHPKKAHPEYLKECSCRKPAPGMLLQGIEDHHIDPACSIMVGDKLSDMQAAKKAGITTRVLVRSGQSFDENAKQEADLIIDSISSLSALLNT, from the coding sequence ATGAATAAGCAACAAAAAAATAAAGCGCTTTTTTTAGACCGCGATGGCGTGGTAAATGTTGATCATGGTTATGTGTATCAAAGCGATAAATTTGAATTTATTGACGGTGTTTTTAGCACTTGTAAAACATTTTATGATGCAGGCTATAAAATCATAATCGTCACTAATCAATCTGGAATCGGACGAGGTTATTACAGCGAAGCTGATTTTTTAGCACTAACACAATGGATGAAAGATCAATTTAGTGCCCACAGCATTGAAGTTACCGATGTGTATTTTTGCCCGCATCACCCTAAAAAAGCGCACCCTGAGTATTTGAAAGAGTGCAGTTGCAGAAAGCCTGCGCCAGGTATGTTATTGCAAGGTATAGAAGATCATCACATTGATCCTGCTTGCAGTATTATGGTGGGCGATAAACTCAGTGATATGCAGGCTGCGAAAAAAGCGGGCATTACGACTCGTGTTTTAGTGCGTTCGGGTCAAAGCTTTGACGAGAACGCCAAGCAAGAAGCTGATTTAATTATCGATTCTATAAGTAGTTTATCTGCACTTTTAAACACATAA